A section of the Chryseobacterium scophthalmum genome encodes:
- a CDS encoding dihydrodipicolinate synthase family protein gives MNKVPFEGVIAYPITPFDQEEKVDISLFKTLVERLVISGSHGIAPLGSTGVLPYLTDEEKEAITEATIQQVGGRLPILVGVSNLTTEKTIHHAKFAENAGADAVMIIPMSYWKLTDDEIVAHYDAVASKISIPIMAYNNPATSGVDMSPALLKRLLEIPNVTMIKESTGDIQRMHYLRKELGEEVAFYNGSNPLALAAFAAGAKGWCTAAPNLIPELNIELYNAVQNNDLETAQNLFYKQVDLLKFIVAKGLPRAVKSGLNILGENGGQLRCPLKPLTTLETSELKEILSTITNKVYQL, from the coding sequence ATGAATAAAGTACCATTTGAAGGTGTAATTGCTTATCCGATAACTCCTTTTGATCAGGAAGAAAAAGTGGATATTTCTTTATTTAAAACATTGGTGGAGCGATTGGTCATTTCGGGTTCACACGGAATTGCACCTTTGGGAAGCACCGGAGTTTTGCCTTATCTGACTGATGAAGAAAAAGAAGCAATTACAGAAGCCACAATCCAGCAGGTTGGAGGAAGACTTCCAATTTTGGTTGGAGTTTCGAATCTTACGACTGAAAAAACAATTCATCATGCAAAATTTGCAGAAAATGCAGGAGCGGATGCCGTGATGATCATTCCGATGAGTTATTGGAAACTGACCGATGATGAAATTGTCGCTCATTACGATGCTGTTGCTTCAAAAATTTCGATTCCGATCATGGCATACAATAATCCTGCAACAAGTGGAGTAGATATGTCTCCTGCTTTGCTGAAACGTTTGCTGGAAATTCCGAATGTGACGATGATCAAAGAAAGTACGGGAGATATTCAGCGAATGCATTATCTGAGAAAAGAATTGGGCGAAGAGGTGGCTTTTTACAACGGTTCAAATCCTTTGGCATTGGCCGCTTTTGCAGCCGGAGCGAAAGGTTGGTGTACGGCTGCACCAAATTTAATTCCTGAATTGAATATTGAACTTTATAATGCTGTTCAAAATAACGATTTAGAAACCGCTCAAAACTTATTTTACAAACAGGTTGATTTGCTGAAATTCATTGTAGCTAAAGGTTTACCAAGAGCAGTAAAATCAGGATTAAATATTTTAGGAGAAAATGGCGGACAATTAAGATGTCCTTTAAAACCATTAACAACATTGGAAACTTCAGAATTGAAAGAAATCCTATCGACAATTACCAACAAAGTGTATCAATTATAA
- a CDS encoding cupin domain-containing protein, whose protein sequence is MSELKTNQESEQKQFSSKDFHQTFARPTFVKPSHVIHKNVENEGVHNQFSEERKHPVFFVDLPSKNVSMTIGGLLPAQKTNRHRHTYETILYVLEGKGWTLVEDEKVEWEAGDAVYIPSWAWHQHQNLSDTEPARYIACENAPQLQNLGVALREEEGRDFN, encoded by the coding sequence ATGTCAGAATTAAAAACAAATCAGGAGTCTGAACAAAAGCAATTTAGTTCAAAAGATTTTCATCAAACATTCGCAAGACCAACTTTCGTGAAGCCAAGTCACGTGATTCACAAAAATGTAGAAAACGAAGGGGTTCATAACCAGTTTTCTGAAGAAAGAAAGCATCCTGTTTTCTTCGTTGATCTTCCGAGTAAAAATGTGAGTATGACAATTGGTGGACTTTTACCAGCACAAAAAACAAACCGTCACCGCCACACTTATGAAACAATATTATATGTTTTGGAAGGAAAAGGCTGGACTCTGGTTGAAGATGAAAAAGTAGAGTGGGAAGCAGGAGATGCAGTTTACATTCCATCTTGGGCGTGGCATCAACATCAAAATTTAAGCGATACGGAACCTGCAAGATATATTGCCTGTGAAAATGCGCCACAGCTTCAGAATCTGGGAGTTGCTTTGAGAGAAGAAGAGGGAAGAGATTTCAATTAA
- a CDS encoding peptidylprolyl isomerase, which produces MKKLIVALCLFSVSSAFAQEVKKMEVQNPPMDISASIPKDKIELYNQSFSKFISALKTADKQAVGTLISEKVKSLVDENMIQRLSGGISFDRKTEVYQSGYQKLPDNQTYPSVQYKYTDDKNDPPRDLITVIFENDGKILGVKPDYSN; this is translated from the coding sequence ATGAAAAAATTAATCGTTGCTCTGTGTCTGTTTTCGGTTTCATCAGCTTTCGCACAAGAGGTGAAAAAAATGGAAGTTCAAAATCCACCAATGGATATTTCGGCCTCTATTCCTAAAGATAAAATTGAATTGTACAATCAGTCGTTCTCTAAATTTATTTCTGCTCTAAAAACAGCAGATAAACAAGCGGTTGGAACTCTTATTTCTGAAAAGGTAAAGAGTCTGGTAGATGAAAATATGATTCAGAGGCTTTCTGGTGGAATAAGCTTTGACAGAAAGACGGAAGTTTACCAGTCAGGGTATCAAAAGCTACCCGATAATCAGACTTATCCTTCGGTTCAGTATAAATATACAGATGATAAAAATGATCCGCCGAGAGATTTGATTACGGTGATTTTTGAAAATGATGGTAAAATTCTTGGTGTAAAACCGGATTACAGTAATTAG
- a CDS encoding D-2-hydroxyacid dehydrogenase, giving the protein MRVLANDGISKAGEIALKEAGIELLDNRVAQDHVINFINENNVDVLLVRSATKVRQDLIDACPNLKIIGRGGIGMDNIDVGYAIEKGLYVINTPTASSKSVAELVFAHFFSLARFLHESNRLMPLEGDTHFNAMKKSFSKAYELSGKTLGVIGFGSIGQEVVKMGISLGMKVKVLTRKPRTEVLSLEFFDGQKLNFEITSTNDTEKFLKDTDFISINTPKTDEYIIDTPQFEKMKDGVYIVNTARGGVINEVTLLDFIESGKVAGAALDVFENEPSPELILLMNPNLSLTPHLGGNTVDAQEKIGVELAHQIIEIKKKL; this is encoded by the coding sequence ATGAGAGTTTTAGCTAACGACGGAATCTCCAAAGCTGGAGAGATCGCTTTAAAAGAAGCAGGAATTGAGTTACTCGACAATAGAGTTGCTCAGGATCACGTTATCAATTTCATCAATGAAAATAACGTAGATGTTCTTTTGGTGCGAAGTGCTACCAAAGTTAGACAGGATTTGATTGATGCTTGTCCGAATCTTAAAATCATCGGAAGAGGCGGAATCGGTATGGATAATATCGACGTTGGATATGCCATTGAAAAAGGATTATATGTCATCAATACACCAACTGCTTCATCAAAATCGGTGGCAGAGCTGGTTTTTGCACATTTCTTTTCTTTAGCTAGATTTTTACATGAATCGAATAGATTGATGCCATTGGAAGGAGATACTCATTTCAATGCGATGAAAAAATCTTTCAGCAAAGCGTACGAACTTTCGGGCAAAACTTTAGGAGTAATCGGTTTCGGAAGTATCGGTCAAGAAGTAGTAAAAATGGGAATTTCTTTAGGAATGAAAGTAAAAGTTCTGACCAGAAAACCCAGAACTGAAGTTTTAAGTTTAGAATTTTTTGACGGTCAAAAACTAAATTTTGAAATTACTTCTACGAATGATACCGAAAAGTTTTTAAAAGATACAGATTTTATCAGCATCAATACACCGAAAACTGACGAGTATATTATTGATACTCCACAGTTTGAAAAAATGAAAGATGGTGTTTACATCGTCAATACCGCAAGAGGAGGCGTTATCAATGAAGTTACTTTGCTCGATTTTATAGAATCTGGTAAAGTTGCAGGAGCCGCTCTTGATGTTTTTGAAAACGAACCGTCGCCTGAACTGATTTTGTTGATGAATCCGAACCTGTCTCTTACACCGCATTTAGGAGGAAATACCGTAGATGCACAAGAAAAAATCGGTGTAGAGCTTGCCCATCAGATTATTGAAATTAAAAAGAAACTATAA
- a CDS encoding 4Fe-4S binding protein, with translation MAIKITDECINCGACEPECPNNAIYEGAVDWKASEGTELSGTVTLPSGLTVDADAPQEPVSDDVYFIVTDKCTECKGFHEEPQCAAVCPVDCCVPDEDHVESDEALLNKKAFLHGE, from the coding sequence ATGGCTATTAAAATAACTGATGAATGCATTAATTGTGGGGCTTGCGAACCAGAATGTCCAAACAATGCAATATATGAAGGAGCGGTAGATTGGAAAGCATCCGAGGGTACTGAACTTTCAGGAACTGTAACTTTACCATCAGGTCTTACAGTTGACGCAGATGCACCACAGGAACCTGTGAGTGACGATGTTTATTTTATTGTAACAGATAAGTGTACAGAATGTAAAGGCTTCCATGAGGAGCCACAGTGTGCCGCGGTTTGCCCGGTAGATTGCTGTGTTCCGGATGAAGATCATGTAGAATCTGACGAAGCTTTGCTAAATAAAAAAGCTTTCTTACACGGTGAATAA
- a CDS encoding acyl-CoA reductase: MNIESRVLGLNKLSAYIKEFLAKNSEYYNENDVEFQQVLKKSEIENPWFTADNQKYALKQWSVLLTEENINEWLQHYSPSKTSKKVGLILAGNIPLVGLHDVISVILSNHIPLIKLSSKDKTMLPFLLKKWNEFSEEAINFELVERLENFDAVIATGSNNTARYLEYYFKNHLRIIRKNRTSIAVLKGDETEEELKLLAHDIFQYFGLGCRNVTRIFIPQDFVIDRLFESFLDFKEIINHNKYANNYDYNRAVYLLNQDKFWDNNFVMLKEDAQLFSPLSVINFSRYSSLDEVKDFIAENEENIQCVIAKNELGIDSIQFGEAQNPGLNTYADNVDTMKFLEVI; encoded by the coding sequence ATGAATATCGAAAGTAGAGTTTTAGGACTAAATAAATTAAGTGCTTATATAAAAGAGTTTTTAGCAAAGAATTCTGAATATTATAATGAGAATGATGTTGAATTTCAACAAGTATTAAAGAAATCGGAAATTGAAAATCCTTGGTTTACGGCTGATAATCAGAAATATGCTTTGAAGCAATGGTCTGTATTGCTGACAGAAGAAAATATAAATGAATGGTTGCAGCACTATTCACCATCTAAAACTTCAAAAAAAGTAGGATTAATTCTTGCCGGAAACATTCCTTTGGTAGGATTACATGATGTGATCTCTGTGATCTTAAGCAATCATATTCCTTTGATCAAGTTATCATCAAAAGACAAAACAATGCTTCCGTTTTTACTTAAAAAATGGAACGAATTTTCTGAAGAAGCCATCAATTTTGAATTGGTTGAAAGATTAGAAAATTTTGATGCGGTGATTGCTACAGGAAGCAATAATACTGCAAGATATCTGGAATATTATTTTAAGAATCATCTAAGAATTATCCGTAAAAACAGAACTTCGATTGCTGTTTTAAAAGGTGATGAGACGGAAGAAGAATTGAAACTTTTGGCTCATGATATTTTCCAGTATTTTGGTTTGGGATGCAGAAATGTGACCCGAATTTTTATTCCGCAGGATTTTGTAATCGACAGATTGTTTGAGAGTTTCTTAGACTTTAAAGAAATCATTAATCATAACAAATACGCCAATAATTACGATTACAACAGAGCGGTTTATCTTTTAAATCAGGATAAATTCTGGGATAATAATTTTGTAATGCTGAAAGAAGATGCCCAATTATTCAGTCCGCTTTCTGTGATTAATTTCAGCAGATATTCTTCTTTGGATGAAGTGAAAGATTTTATTGCTGAAAATGAAGAAAATATTCAGTGTGTTATTGCTAAAAATGAGCTTGGAATCGACTCTATTCAATTCGGAGAAGCACAAAACCCAGGATTGAATACTTATGCGGATAATGTAGATACAATGAAGTTTTTGGAGGTTATTTAA
- a CDS encoding M28 family peptidase, giving the protein MKKILLIIFPLFLSGFLFSQKKTPAKKPKPIAKFNYHEEFKKISDEIFLHGTAYDNLGELTKGVGSRFSGTPGYAKATEWAEKNLKEAGAENIWKQEVRVPIWIRGKESLQIKTSSGDWKTIKMLSFGNSEGTKGKDLIADILLVKDVQELVNLRASDAKDKIIFVNYPIDPTIISTVDSYMIAAKSKLISASVIAQKGAKALIIRSLTTASDDIPHAKQVYYEPDDKTRIPAMTIGVRSADELENLLKKTSVKAKINMSAESKGETINHNIIGEIPGKKDSKVIVLGAQLDSWDFAEGAHDDGTGVVQCMEVLRTFKALGYDNNHTIRVVLYANSENGGMGRETYAMSVKKKEEKHILALGSDSGGYSPRGFSLDMSPQRRRLIFEWKNYFLPYGIYDFDQTYAIQDIAPLKKLDIPLVEMVVDTQRYFDYHHSEKDTFDKVNKRELLLGAVAITQFVFMIDKNW; this is encoded by the coding sequence ATGAAAAAAATCTTACTCATCATATTTCCACTCTTTTTGAGTGGATTTTTATTTTCTCAGAAAAAAACTCCGGCAAAAAAGCCAAAGCCAATCGCTAAATTCAACTATCACGAAGAATTTAAGAAAATCTCTGACGAAATTTTTCTTCATGGAACCGCTTATGATAATCTTGGTGAATTAACCAAAGGAGTTGGTTCTAGATTCAGTGGAACACCGGGTTACGCAAAAGCTACAGAATGGGCTGAAAAAAACTTAAAAGAAGCCGGAGCAGAAAATATCTGGAAACAGGAAGTGAGAGTTCCGATTTGGATCAGAGGAAAAGAATCTTTACAAATAAAAACTTCCAGCGGTGATTGGAAAACCATAAAAATGCTTTCTTTCGGGAATTCAGAAGGTACGAAAGGAAAAGATCTAATTGCGGATATTCTTTTGGTGAAAGATGTTCAGGAACTGGTGAATCTGAGAGCTTCCGATGCAAAAGATAAAATCATTTTTGTCAACTATCCTATCGATCCTACGATAATAAGTACAGTAGATTCTTATATGATTGCAGCCAAATCTAAGCTTATTTCGGCATCCGTTATTGCTCAGAAAGGAGCAAAAGCTTTAATCATAAGATCATTAACAACAGCTTCAGACGATATTCCGCATGCAAAACAGGTGTATTATGAACCAGATGACAAAACAAGAATTCCAGCAATGACAATTGGAGTTCGTTCAGCAGATGAACTTGAAAATCTTCTTAAAAAGACTTCTGTTAAAGCTAAAATTAATATGTCTGCCGAATCAAAAGGTGAAACAATTAATCACAATATTATCGGTGAAATTCCAGGAAAAAAAGATTCTAAAGTAATTGTTCTCGGAGCCCAGCTCGATTCATGGGATTTTGCAGAAGGTGCTCATGATGACGGAACCGGAGTGGTACAATGTATGGAAGTTTTACGAACGTTTAAAGCTTTAGGTTACGACAACAATCATACGATTAGAGTTGTTCTTTACGCCAACAGTGAAAATGGCGGAATGGGTCGCGAAACGTATGCAATGAGTGTGAAAAAGAAAGAAGAAAAGCATATTCTGGCTTTAGGAAGTGATTCCGGTGGATATTCTCCGAGAGGGTTTTCTTTAGATATGTCACCACAGAGAAGAAGGCTTATTTTCGAATGGAAAAACTACTTTTTACCTTACGGGATCTATGATTTCGATCAAACTTATGCAATTCAGGATATTGCACCTTTAAAAAAACTAGACATTCCTTTGGTAGAAATGGTGGTCGATACGCAACGTTATTTCGATTATCATCACTCTGAAAAGGATACTTTCGATAAAGTCAACAAAAGAGAATTATTACTTGGAGCAGTTGCGATAACGCAGTTTGTTTTTATGATTGATAAAAACTGGTAA
- a CDS encoding Bax inhibitor-1 family protein, with protein MMTDVLVAHSSDVEKASFYKKTYLHVAFAILAFIAVETILLAVVPGEMVYMMVGQKYSWLLVLGIFWLASFLANKWSLAQSRSTQYLGLALYTLLQAIIFLPMMYMAMAYPNTGQLIFQAATLTIAMFAGVSAVAFTSKRDFSFLRNIITIGGFIALGLIVAGMIFGFDLGLWFSVGMVILASITILYQTSKLKDSYTTDQYVGASLQLFASIMLLFWYILRILMSRRS; from the coding sequence ATGATGACAGATGTTTTAGTCGCGCATTCTTCGGATGTAGAAAAGGCTAGTTTTTACAAAAAAACCTATTTGCATGTTGCTTTTGCGATTCTTGCATTTATTGCTGTTGAAACTATTTTATTAGCGGTTGTTCCAGGCGAAATGGTTTATATGATGGTGGGGCAGAAATATAGCTGGCTTTTGGTTTTGGGAATATTTTGGTTGGCTTCTTTTTTAGCAAACAAATGGTCTTTAGCTCAAAGCAGATCTACTCAGTATTTAGGTCTTGCTCTTTATACTTTGCTTCAGGCAATTATCTTTTTGCCAATGATGTATATGGCGATGGCTTATCCCAATACAGGTCAATTGATCTTTCAGGCGGCAACTCTTACAATTGCTATGTTTGCAGGAGTTTCTGCAGTAGCTTTTACTTCTAAAAGAGATTTTTCATTCCTCAGAAACATTATTACGATCGGAGGATTTATTGCTTTAGGATTAATTGTTGCTGGAATGATCTTCGGTTTTGACCTTGGACTTTGGTTCTCAGTAGGAATGGTGATCTTGGCTTCAATTACAATTTTATATCAGACAAGTAAACTGAAAGATTCTTATACAACAGATCAGTACGTTGGAGCTTCTTTACAGCTTTTCGCTTCTATTATGTTGTTGTTCTGGTATATCTTAAGAATTTTAATGAGCAGAAGAAGCTAG
- a CDS encoding M20/M25/M40 family metallo-hydrolase yields the protein MKNILSAAVVFLSLNLFGQTKEDSIQFSRISTEILNKGKSYIELRDLTKNIGHRLSGSEAYEKSVKWAEQKLKEAGADKVWLQEVMIPVWERGKESLKIKAQNGKWKTLKMLSLGNSEGTKGKDVSGEIIMVKSLAEYDKLSPEQVKDKIVFFNYPFSQSYVQTFKAYSDAAVYRSTAAALTAKKGGKFAIVRSLSSAFDDVPHTGAMRYGDSEKIPAVAIGNTTADELESLLKSQKITAKLNSNCGMKAEKLSHSVIGEITGNKDKSVIVVGGHLDSWDVGEGAHDDGAGIVQSIEVLRTFKNLGLKNNHTIRVVCFANEENGVKGGQQYGKTVKENNEKHLFALESDAGGFSPRGIALEMDEDKINQIKSWSPLFLTYGAYDFDGRYSGTDIYPLKDMGIPTAELVPDSQRYFDIHHTEEDTFEKVNRRELLLGATIMTQMIYMIDKNW from the coding sequence ATGAAAAACATTCTATCAGCTGCGGTTGTCTTTTTAAGCTTAAACTTATTTGGGCAGACCAAAGAAGATTCTATACAGTTCAGCAGAATTTCAACAGAAATTTTAAATAAAGGAAAATCTTATATCGAACTTAGAGATTTAACCAAAAATATAGGCCATCGACTGAGCGGTTCTGAAGCGTATGAAAAATCGGTAAAATGGGCAGAACAAAAACTTAAAGAAGCCGGAGCTGATAAAGTCTGGTTGCAGGAAGTAATGATCCCGGTTTGGGAAAGAGGAAAAGAATCTTTAAAAATAAAAGCTCAAAACGGGAAATGGAAAACTCTAAAAATGCTTTCTCTTGGAAACTCCGAAGGAACAAAAGGAAAAGATGTTTCGGGAGAAATCATCATGGTAAAATCTTTAGCAGAATACGATAAACTCAGTCCGGAACAAGTGAAAGACAAAATTGTTTTCTTTAATTATCCTTTCAGTCAGTCTTATGTTCAGACTTTTAAAGCCTACAGTGATGCAGCAGTTTATCGGTCTACCGCAGCAGCTTTAACGGCCAAAAAAGGCGGGAAATTCGCCATTGTAAGATCGCTTTCTTCTGCGTTTGATGATGTACCTCATACAGGAGCGATGAGATATGGTGATTCAGAAAAAATTCCTGCCGTTGCCATTGGAAATACCACTGCAGACGAATTGGAATCGCTTTTAAAATCACAAAAAATTACAGCTAAACTCAATTCAAACTGCGGAATGAAAGCTGAAAAGCTCTCCCACTCTGTGATTGGCGAAATTACAGGAAATAAAGATAAAAGCGTCATTGTTGTTGGCGGACATTTAGATTCGTGGGATGTTGGTGAAGGAGCCCATGACGATGGAGCTGGAATTGTACAGAGTATTGAAGTTTTAAGAACCTTTAAAAATTTAGGTCTAAAAAACAATCATACGATAAGAGTTGTTTGTTTTGCGAATGAAGAAAACGGTGTGAAAGGTGGTCAACAATACGGAAAAACGGTAAAAGAGAACAACGAAAAACATCTTTTTGCCTTAGAATCTGATGCGGGAGGTTTCTCTCCGAGAGGAATTGCTTTGGAAATGGATGAAGATAAAATCAATCAGATTAAAAGCTGGTCTCCCCTTTTTCTTACTTACGGAGCCTATGATTTTGACGGAAGATATTCGGGAACAGATATTTATCCTTTAAAAGATATGGGAATTCCTACGGCAGAACTTGTTCCAGATTCTCAGCGATATTTTGATATTCATCACACCGAAGAAGATACTTTTGAAAAAGTTAATCGTCGCGAGTTGTTACTAGGAGCAACAATTATGACGCAAATGATCTACATGATCGATAAGAACTGGTAA
- a CDS encoding DUF1015 domain-containing protein, protein MPVFKPFRGIRPHKDHEATFPTHPLDNFTQAEIAEKAQKEKTYINMIKPYVVSKSKDVDRNLRKIRTTFEELLEDKTLVQDSSAYYLYEQIYPNKQIFRGLLGLSSIEDFWNGKIKRHESTIPQRKEKLAHYLDKVNLQAEPVLLTYPSNSKIELLMNHEEKNVPIFNHVDTIGIRHKIWRIDNRLKLQQFKEVIDQIESFYIADGHHRIGSTALHAKRLKEKNKRHNGTEAYNFVYSFIVSNQSIKIHDYNRILSSIGDLSTEDFLKKLEKYFLIHEKDQTPYYPSQKFHISMYLDGKFYSLHVKHDLRSPEMSLDNLDHHILDKYIIKDILNIEDSDSSDQIMYVKGTSNIEGINLLKEKIDNGEGKVGFGIYPVSFNDMIKISDLKLRMPPKCTFIEPKLVTALLMYDMKP, encoded by the coding sequence ATGCCAGTTTTTAAACCTTTCCGTGGAATACGACCTCATAAAGATCATGAGGCAACGTTTCCTACTCATCCTTTAGATAATTTCACACAAGCTGAAATTGCTGAAAAAGCACAAAAAGAAAAAACTTACATCAATATGATTAAACCCTATGTTGTAAGTAAATCTAAAGATGTTGACCGGAATTTAAGGAAAATCCGTACTACTTTTGAAGAACTTCTGGAAGACAAAACCTTAGTTCAGGATAGCTCTGCCTATTATCTTTATGAGCAGATTTATCCAAACAAACAGATATTCAGAGGGCTTCTTGGCTTATCGAGCATTGAAGATTTCTGGAACGGAAAAATAAAAAGGCACGAAAGCACCATTCCTCAAAGAAAAGAAAAGCTGGCGCACTATCTTGATAAAGTAAATCTTCAGGCAGAACCTGTTTTGCTGACTTACCCGTCAAATTCAAAAATTGAATTGCTGATGAATCATGAAGAAAAAAATGTTCCGATTTTCAATCATGTTGATACCATTGGAATAAGACATAAAATCTGGAGAATCGATAACCGTCTGAAACTGCAGCAATTCAAAGAAGTGATCGATCAGATCGAATCTTTTTATATTGCCGATGGTCACCACAGAATTGGTTCTACAGCGCTTCACGCAAAGCGTCTTAAAGAAAAAAACAAACGTCACAACGGAACTGAAGCGTATAATTTTGTCTATAGTTTTATTGTTTCCAATCAATCAATTAAAATTCACGATTATAACAGAATTCTGAGTAGCATTGGAGATTTATCTACTGAAGATTTCTTGAAAAAACTGGAGAAATATTTCCTTATTCACGAGAAAGATCAGACTCCGTACTACCCTTCTCAGAAATTCCATATTTCAATGTATTTAGATGGGAAATTCTATTCACTTCACGTAAAACACGATTTGCGTTCTCCGGAAATGTCTCTTGATAATTTGGATCATCACATTTTAGATAAATATATCATTAAAGATATCTTAAATATTGAAGATTCTGACAGCTCAGATCAGATTATGTATGTAAAAGGAACGTCCAATATTGAAGGAATCAATCTGTTGAAAGAAAAAATTGACAATGGCGAAGGAAAAGTAGGTTTCGGAATCTATCCTGTAAGCTTTAATGATATGATTAAAATATCAGATTTAAAGCTTCGTATGCCTCCAAAATGTACATTTATCGAGCCTAAACTGGTTACTGCATTATTAATGTACGATATGAAGCCATAA
- the serC gene encoding 3-phosphoserine/phosphohydroxythreonine transaminase produces the protein MSKKHNFSAGPCILPQEVFEKSAEAILDFNGIGLSILEISHRSKDFVAVMDEARAIVKRLMNLGDDYEVLYLGGGASLQFAMVPYNLMKVGGKAAYLDTGTWAAGAIKEAKKVGSVDIVGSSKEENYSFIPKDYKIGAEYDYFHCTSNNTIYGTQMKTFPEVETLMVCDMSSDIFSRQLDFSKFDLIYAGAQKNMGPAGVTLVIVKKEILEKSGRENMPSYFDYSQHIAKESMYNTPPVFPVYASLLTLQYLEKNGGIAAAEARNEAKAKLLYDEIDSNPLFETFCVKEDRSLMNVSFKLIDENKKEEFDAAWKAAGINGLNGHRSLGGYRASMYNALPIESVQVLVDVMKSIK, from the coding sequence ATGAGCAAAAAGCACAATTTCAGCGCAGGACCATGTATCTTACCTCAGGAAGTATTTGAAAAATCGGCAGAAGCTATTTTAGATTTCAACGGGATTGGTTTATCAATTCTTGAGATTTCGCACAGAAGTAAAGATTTTGTTGCAGTAATGGATGAAGCTCGTGCGATTGTAAAGAGACTGATGAATCTTGGTGATGATTATGAAGTTTTGTATTTGGGAGGCGGTGCAAGTCTTCAGTTTGCAATGGTACCTTACAATTTGATGAAGGTAGGCGGAAAAGCTGCTTATCTTGATACAGGAACTTGGGCTGCAGGAGCTATAAAAGAGGCTAAAAAAGTAGGAAGTGTAGATATTGTAGGTTCTTCTAAAGAAGAAAACTATTCTTTCATTCCTAAAGATTATAAAATAGGTGCAGAATATGATTATTTCCACTGTACCTCAAACAATACAATCTACGGAACTCAGATGAAAACTTTCCCTGAAGTGGAAACTTTGATGGTTTGCGACATGAGTTCTGATATTTTCTCAAGACAATTAGATTTCTCTAAATTTGATTTAATCTACGCCGGAGCTCAGAAAAACATGGGACCTGCAGGTGTAACTTTAGTTATTGTAAAAAAAGAAATTCTTGAAAAATCAGGAAGAGAAAACATGCCTTCTTATTTCGATTATTCTCAGCACATTGCAAAAGAGTCAATGTACAATACTCCACCGGTTTTCCCTGTTTATGCATCTTTATTGACTTTACAGTATTTAGAAAAAAATGGAGGCATTGCTGCAGCAGAAGCAAGAAATGAAGCGAAAGCTAAATTATTATACGACGAAATAGATTCTAATCCTTTGTTTGAAACGTTCTGTGTGAAAGAAGACCGTTCTTTGATGAATGTTTCTTTCAAATTAATTGATGAAAACAAGAAAGAAGAATTCGATGCGGCATGGAAAGCTGCAGGAATCAATGGTTTAAACGGACACAGAAGTTTGGGTGGTTACAGAGCAAGTATGTATAACGCATTGCCAATAGAAAGTGTACAGGTTTTGGTAGATGTAATGAAATCTATTAAGTAA